Genomic window (Megamonas funiformis):
TCTTCATTATCTGATATAGTTGTTTCTGATATTCTTCAAAATTAATTTTGTTGAGGTTTTATTATGGAAAAATTTAAATTTTACTGTCCTACAGAAATTATTTTTGGCAAAGATAGTGAATTATCCACTGCTTCATTAATCAAAAAATACAATGGTCATAATGTATTAATAGTATATGGCGGTGGCTCAGTAAAACGTTCTGGACTACTTGATAAAATTTGTCAACAATTATCCAATGATAATTTATCTTATATGACCTTAGGTGGCGTTCAGCCAAATCCTATTGTTTGCTTTGTAAATGATGCTGTAAAAAAAGCATATCAAGCTAATATTGATTTTGTCTTAGCTATCGGTGGCGGTTCTGTCATCGATACAGCTAAAGCCATTGCACATGGTCTGAAATATCCACAAAATGATATTTGGGATATCTGGACAAAAAAAATAACCTTGACTAATACTACTCCTATGGGTAGCATTGTTACTTTAGCTGCTGCCGGTAGTGAAACAAGTGATTCTGCTGTTTTAACTAACGAACAAACAGGTCAAAAACGTGGTCTTAGTACGCCATTTAATCGTCCATGTTTTGCTATTATGAACCCTCAATTAACTTACAGTGCCCCAAATTATCAAAAAGCCTGTGGTATTGCCGATATTTTAATGCATACATTAGAACGTTATTTTGCCAAAGAACAAAATAATTATCTCACAGATTATATAGCTGAAGGTCTATTAAAAGATGTCATCGCGCAAGCTCCAATCATGATAAATGAGCCTACAAATTATATTGCTCATAGTGAAATTATGTATGCTGGTTCTTTGTCCCACAATGATATAACAGGTCTTGGTCGCACTAAAGATTTTAGTGTACATAAATTTGGTCATGAATTAAGTGCTAAATATAACGCTACTCATGGAGCCTCATTGACTGCTATTTGGTCATCATGGGCTAGATATATCTATCAAAAAGATATTCAGCGTTTTTGTCATCTAGGAAAAATCTTATTTAATATTGATACATTAAATAAAACTGATGAAACTATTGCCCTTGAAACTATCAAACATTTTGAAGACTTCTTCACTAGTCTAAACTTACCTATAAATATCAGCCAATTAGTAGGAAAAACATTAACTGATGAAGAATTGACTTATCTCACTTCAATGTGTACAGATAATAATACAAAAACCATCGGTAATTTTTCACCATTAAATTATCAAGACGTCTATGCTATTTTTAAATTAGCAAATCATTAAGTAAAAGGTGTTTTTTATGGATATGCAAAATTGTACACTTTGCCCTCGTTTATGCCATGTTGACCGCACTAAAAATTATGGTGTCTGTCATGCTAGTGATAAAGTGGAAATTGCTCTCGTATCCTTACATCAATGGGAAGAACCGTGCCTATCCGGAACAAATGGAGCAGGCACGGTTTTTTTCTCTCATTGTAATATGAGATGTATCTTCTGCCAAAATCACGAAATTAGCAC
Coding sequences:
- a CDS encoding iron-containing alcohol dehydrogenase, with product MEKFKFYCPTEIIFGKDSELSTASLIKKYNGHNVLIVYGGGSVKRSGLLDKICQQLSNDNLSYMTLGGVQPNPIVCFVNDAVKKAYQANIDFVLAIGGGSVIDTAKAIAHGLKYPQNDIWDIWTKKITLTNTTPMGSIVTLAAAGSETSDSAVLTNEQTGQKRGLSTPFNRPCFAIMNPQLTYSAPNYQKACGIADILMHTLERYFAKEQNNYLTDYIAEGLLKDVIAQAPIMINEPTNYIAHSEIMYAGSLSHNDITGLGRTKDFSVHKFGHELSAKYNATHGASLTAIWSSWARYIYQKDIQRFCHLGKILFNIDTLNKTDETIALETIKHFEDFFTSLNLPINISQLVGKTLTDEELTYLTSMCTDNNTKTIGNFSPLNYQDVYAIFKLANH